A single region of the Lycium barbarum isolate Lr01 chromosome 2, ASM1917538v2, whole genome shotgun sequence genome encodes:
- the LOC132628696 gene encoding uncharacterized protein LOC132628696, with translation MAMTPRFKALIPTPVVAQVVHPDIPTNPATAQVEGTTHNRALNITVECRGKAIGRVLVDNGSSLNICPVTTLTQLGCDVSKIRQSGTNVRGFDGSLSDSLGEIDLEIQVGPASFIAECQVIAITANYNMLLGWPWIHSASAIPSTLHQAMKFEWQEQEVVMTA, from the exons ATGGCAATGACGCCAAGGTTCAAAGCCCTGATCCCAACACCCGTGGTGGCTCAGGTGGTGCACCCAGACATTCCCACAAATCCAGCTACTGCGCAA GTAGAAGGAACCACTCACAACAGAGCCCTTAACATCACCGTGGAATGTCGCGGTAAAGCAATAGGGAGGGTGTTGGTGGATAATGGATCAAGCCTTAATATTTGCCCTGTCACCACATTGACCCAACTCGGCTGCGATGTAAGCAAGATTCGCCAAAGTGGAACAAACGTCAGAGGGTTTGATGGGTCTCTCAGTGATTCCCTTGGAGAGATAGACCTAGAGATCCAGGTTGGACCCGCATCCTTCATAGCAGAATGCCAGGTTATAGCAATCACTGCCAACTACAATATGCTCTTGGGATGGCCCTGGATACACTCCGCCAGTGCGATTCCGTCAACTCTACACCAGGCCATGAAATTTGAATGGCAGGAACAAGAAGTTGTTATGACAGCTTAA